Proteins from a genomic interval of Massilia sp. KIM:
- a CDS encoding glutamine synthetase family protein — translation MSDGMREFLREHGIHEVECVITDMTGIARGKILPKDLFLDGDHMRLPKSVLLNTVNGEQPNNTPYVGSTDPDMVCVPDPATMRVVPWASERVALVIHDCQEFDGTPVELAPRSVLRRVLRQYAARGWRPVVAPEMEFYLVARNTDPHQPLSPPTGRTGMTELGRQSYSIDAVNDFDPFFLELSDFCKRHELGVETLIHEAGAGQMEINFAHGDALELADRVFLFKRAVRETALRHGIFATFMAKPMETEPGSAMHVHQSVVDAATGRNVFSNEDGGPSALFFHFIAGLERYVPDALLMFAPHVNSYRRLSRFQNAPTNVRWGYDNRTCGIRVPNSSPQARRVENRVPGVDVNPYLAMAATLSCGLLGMVEGLRPSEPTPDSAEQVNDDLPRDLEDAILRMRQCPQLGAMLGELFVQAYCEVKELEYATFSRVISSWEREHLMLLV, via the coding sequence ATGAGCGACGGCATGCGCGAGTTCCTGCGCGAACACGGTATCCACGAGGTCGAGTGCGTCATCACCGACATGACGGGCATCGCGCGTGGAAAAATCCTCCCGAAGGACCTCTTCCTCGACGGCGACCACATGCGGCTGCCCAAGAGCGTGCTGCTCAACACGGTCAACGGCGAGCAGCCCAACAATACGCCCTACGTGGGCAGCACCGATCCCGACATGGTCTGCGTGCCCGACCCGGCCACGATGCGCGTGGTGCCCTGGGCCTCCGAGCGCGTGGCCCTGGTGATCCACGATTGCCAGGAGTTCGACGGCACGCCGGTCGAGCTGGCGCCGCGCTCGGTGCTGCGCCGGGTGCTGCGGCAGTACGCGGCGCGCGGCTGGCGCCCGGTGGTTGCGCCGGAGATGGAGTTCTACCTGGTCGCCCGCAACACCGATCCGCACCAGCCCCTGAGCCCGCCCACGGGCCGCACCGGCATGACGGAACTGGGCCGCCAGTCCTATTCGATCGACGCGGTGAACGACTTCGATCCCTTCTTCCTGGAGTTGTCGGACTTCTGCAAGCGCCACGAGCTGGGCGTCGAGACCCTGATCCACGAAGCCGGGGCGGGGCAGATGGAAATCAACTTCGCCCACGGCGACGCGCTGGAACTGGCCGACCGCGTCTTCCTGTTCAAGCGGGCGGTGCGCGAGACCGCGCTACGGCACGGCATCTTCGCCACTTTCATGGCCAAGCCGATGGAGACCGAGCCGGGCAGCGCCATGCACGTGCACCAGAGCGTGGTGGACGCCGCCACCGGGCGCAACGTCTTCTCGAATGAGGACGGCGGACCGAGCGCGCTGTTCTTCCACTTCATCGCGGGGCTGGAGCGCTACGTGCCGGACGCCCTCCTGATGTTCGCGCCCCACGTGAATTCCTACCGCCGCCTGTCGCGCTTCCAGAACGCGCCGACCAACGTGCGCTGGGGCTACGACAACCGCACCTGCGGCATCCGGGTGCCAAACTCCTCGCCCCAGGCCAGGCGGGTGGAGAACCGGGTGCCGGGCGTGGACGTGAATCCCTACCTGGCGATGGCGGCCACGCTCAGTTGCGGCCTGCTGGGGATGGTCGAGGGCTTGAGGCCGTCGGAGCCGACGCCGGACAGCGCCGAGCAGGTCAACGACGACCTGCCGCGCGACCTGGAAGACGCGATCCTGCGGATGCGCCAGTGTCCGCAACTGGGAGCGATGCTGGGAGAGTTGTTCGTGCAGGCCTATTGCGAGGTCAAGGAGCTGGAGTACGCGACCTTCAGCCGGGTGATCAGCTCGTGGGAGCGGGAGCACCTGATGCTGCTGGTCTGA
- a CDS encoding DeoR/GlpR family DNA-binding transcription regulator, which produces MQLAEERRQAIVEAVEREGRVLAVELARRLNTSEDTIRRDLRELDASGQLRRVHGGAMRLRREVSFNERAEVDLARKGQLAQALRALIRPGETVIMDAGSTHLALARQLEDGCCAAIITDSPAIALALGSLRRTRIVLLGGTYDPDAGAVLGPSTLAEVQRLRADLALVGVCGLDSERGLAAINPEEAAIKAAILAGSARRAVAVLNERLDGSAPFLFGSLAEIDHLVLEGDAATDTVQRLRTAHPALDIQFAGKAKA; this is translated from the coding sequence ATGCAACTGGCGGAAGAACGGCGGCAGGCGATCGTCGAGGCAGTGGAGCGCGAAGGGCGCGTGCTGGCCGTCGAACTGGCGCGCCGGCTGAACACCTCGGAAGACACGATCCGGCGCGACCTGCGCGAGCTGGACGCCTCGGGCCAGCTGCGCCGCGTGCACGGCGGGGCCATGCGCCTGCGGCGCGAGGTCAGCTTCAACGAGCGGGCCGAGGTCGACCTGGCGCGCAAGGGCCAGCTGGCGCAAGCCCTGCGCGCCCTGATCCGTCCCGGCGAGACCGTCATCATGGACGCCGGCTCGACCCACCTCGCGCTGGCGCGCCAGCTCGAGGACGGCTGCTGCGCCGCCATCATCACCGACAGCCCGGCGATCGCCCTGGCGCTGGGGAGCCTGCGCCGCACCCGCATCGTGCTGCTGGGCGGGACCTACGATCCCGACGCCGGCGCCGTGCTCGGTCCCTCGACCCTGGCCGAGGTGCAGCGCCTGCGCGCCGACCTGGCCCTGGTGGGCGTGTGCGGCCTGGACTCCGAGCGCGGCCTGGCCGCCATCAACCCGGAAGAGGCGGCGATCAAGGCCGCCATCCTGGCCGGCAGCGCGCGCCGCGCGGTCGCGGTGCTCAACGAGCGCCTGGACGGCAGCGCGCCCTTCCTGTTCGGCAGCCTGGCCGAGATCGACCACCTGGTGCTGGAGGGCGACGCCGCCACCGACACCGTCCAACGCTTGCGCACGGCCCATCCGGCGCTCGACATCCAATTCGCAGGAAAGGCAAAGGCATGA
- a CDS encoding aspartate aminotransferase family protein: MDAKLTAAPLRAQAPESYDTQALQQLDAAHYLHPFTDHAALRERGARVMVRGDGVYVWDSEGNKIIDGMAGLWCVNAGYGRASIAEAVHAQMLALPFYNSFFNTTNVPAVKLAALLASLAPPQFQHVFFTSSGSEANDTIVRMVRRYWQLQGQPERQVIISRRNAYHGSTMAGASLGGMAAMHAQGGLPIPGIEHIEQPHYGLHGRGMSEAGFGLVAASWLEDKILELGPDKVAAFIGEPVQGAGGVIIPPATYWPEIQRICEKYDILLVSDEVICGFGRLGTWFGCELMQSKPDLIVFAKGVTSGYVPLGGVLVGSRVAHVLIEKGGDFNHGFTYSGHPVACAAALENLRILIEEKLVERVALETGPHLRARFAGLTAHPLVGHAETCGLAAGLNLVRRKGATVHECEAFPAEQAVGMLCRQFMFDNGVIMRAVGDRMIVAPPLSITVAEIDEMVEKIRFCLDLTWDEVNKRGWLA; encoded by the coding sequence ATGGACGCCAAGCTCACGGCCGCGCCGCTGCGCGCGCAGGCCCCGGAAAGCTACGACACGCAGGCGCTGCAGCAGCTCGATGCGGCGCACTACCTGCATCCCTTCACCGACCACGCCGCCCTGCGTGAGCGCGGCGCGCGCGTGATGGTGCGCGGGGACGGCGTCTATGTCTGGGATTCCGAGGGCAACAAGATCATCGACGGCATGGCCGGCCTGTGGTGCGTGAACGCCGGCTACGGCCGCGCCAGCATCGCCGAGGCGGTGCACGCCCAGATGCTGGCGCTGCCCTTTTACAACAGCTTCTTCAACACCACCAACGTGCCGGCCGTGAAGCTGGCGGCCCTGCTGGCCAGCCTGGCGCCGCCGCAGTTCCAGCACGTGTTCTTCACCAGTTCCGGCTCGGAAGCCAACGACACCATCGTGCGCATGGTGCGGCGCTACTGGCAGCTGCAGGGCCAGCCCGAGCGCCAGGTCATCATCAGCCGCCGCAACGCCTACCATGGCAGCACCATGGCCGGGGCCTCGCTGGGCGGCATGGCGGCCATGCATGCGCAGGGCGGGCTGCCGATCCCCGGGATCGAGCACATCGAGCAGCCGCACTACGGCCTGCACGGCCGCGGCATGAGCGAGGCCGGCTTCGGGCTGGTGGCGGCCAGCTGGCTGGAAGACAAGATCCTCGAGCTGGGTCCGGACAAGGTGGCGGCCTTCATCGGCGAACCGGTGCAGGGAGCGGGCGGAGTGATCATCCCGCCGGCGACCTACTGGCCCGAGATCCAGCGCATCTGCGAGAAGTACGACATCCTGCTGGTCTCGGACGAGGTGATCTGCGGCTTCGGACGCCTGGGCACCTGGTTCGGCTGCGAGCTGATGCAGTCCAAGCCGGACCTGATCGTGTTCGCCAAGGGCGTCACCTCGGGCTATGTCCCGCTGGGCGGCGTGCTGGTGGGCAGCCGGGTGGCGCATGTCCTGATCGAGAAGGGCGGGGATTTCAACCACGGCTTCACGTATTCCGGGCATCCGGTCGCCTGCGCGGCGGCGCTGGAAAACCTGCGCATCCTGATCGAGGAAAAGCTGGTGGAGCGGGTCGCGCTGGAGACGGGCCCGCACCTGCGCGCCAGGTTCGCCGGCTTGACCGCGCATCCGTTGGTCGGCCATGCCGAGACCTGCGGGCTGGCCGCCGGCCTGAACCTGGTGCGGCGCAAAGGCGCCACGGTGCACGAATGCGAGGCCTTCCCGGCCGAGCAGGCGGTGGGGATGCTGTGCCGTCAGTTCATGTTCGATAACGGGGTGATCATGCGGGCGGTGGGGGATCGCATGATCGTCGCGCCGCCGCTGTCGATCACGGTGGCGGAGATCGACGAGATGGTGGAGAAGATCCGCTTCTGCCTGGACCTGACCTGGGACGAGGTGAACAAGCGGGGATGGCTCGCCTAG
- a CDS encoding sodium:solute symporter family protein codes for MNTTLIIFVVLYLLGTLGLGMWAGTRIKNTADFAVAGRSLPLIMVITTTFATWFGAETVMGVPAKFVQGGLNAVIEDPFGAGTCLILVGLFFATKLYKLNLLTIGDYYRQRYGKGIEIFCSVAIILSYLGWVAAQITALGLVFSVLTNGAMAPATGMIVGTLAVLIYVVVGGFLAVAITDFIQMIVLVVGMSVIAVFAADLAGGSDKVLAMAQQADLWRVLPEPSFTDIMFFIGAAITMMFGSIPQQDVFQRVMSAKDAPTARTGAVIGGASYILFAFVPMFIVAAAVVVMGGSAMELAKNDYQRLLPTFIMTEMPLIMQILFFGALLSAIKSTSSATLLAPSTSFVENILKHLRPGMSDKQQLLAMRVTVVIFAALVLAYAIAMEGTSIYELVSSAYQVTLVGAFVPLVMGLYWKRATTQGAILSIAAGIVTWLLFFEGVTTWGEHFPGQLAGLLAAFAGMFIGSLAPQVFKNHGELKIAAV; via the coding sequence ATGAACACCACTTTGATCATTTTCGTCGTGCTCTACCTGCTGGGGACTCTCGGCCTCGGGATGTGGGCGGGCACGCGGATCAAGAACACCGCCGACTTCGCCGTGGCCGGCCGCAGCCTGCCGCTGATCATGGTGATCACCACCACCTTCGCCACCTGGTTCGGCGCCGAGACCGTGATGGGCGTGCCGGCCAAGTTCGTCCAGGGCGGCCTGAACGCGGTGATCGAAGACCCCTTCGGCGCGGGCACCTGCCTGATCCTGGTCGGCCTGTTCTTCGCCACCAAGCTCTATAAACTCAATCTGCTGACCATTGGCGACTATTACCGCCAGCGCTACGGCAAGGGCATCGAGATCTTCTGCTCGGTCGCCATCATCCTGAGCTACCTGGGCTGGGTGGCGGCGCAGATCACCGCCCTGGGCCTGGTGTTCTCGGTGCTGACCAATGGCGCGATGGCGCCGGCCACCGGCATGATCGTGGGCACCCTGGCGGTGCTGATCTACGTGGTGGTGGGCGGCTTCCTGGCGGTGGCGATCACCGACTTCATCCAGATGATCGTGCTGGTGGTGGGCATGAGCGTGATCGCCGTGTTCGCGGCCGACCTGGCCGGCGGCTCGGACAAGGTGCTGGCGATGGCCCAGCAGGCCGACCTGTGGCGCGTGCTGCCGGAGCCGAGCTTCACCGACATCATGTTCTTCATCGGCGCGGCCATCACCATGATGTTCGGCTCGATCCCCCAGCAGGACGTGTTCCAGCGCGTGATGTCGGCCAAGGACGCGCCGACCGCGCGCACCGGCGCCGTGATCGGCGGCGCCAGCTACATCCTGTTCGCCTTCGTGCCGATGTTCATCGTGGCCGCGGCCGTGGTGGTGATGGGCGGCTCGGCGATGGAACTGGCCAAGAACGACTACCAGCGCCTGCTGCCGACCTTCATCATGACCGAGATGCCGCTGATCATGCAGATCCTGTTCTTCGGCGCCCTGCTGTCGGCGATCAAGAGCACTTCCTCGGCCACCCTGCTGGCGCCCTCCACCAGCTTCGTCGAGAACATCCTCAAGCACCTCAGGCCGGGCATGAGCGACAAACAGCAACTGCTGGCGATGCGCGTGACGGTGGTGATCTTCGCGGCCCTGGTGCTGGCCTATGCGATCGCGATGGAAGGCACCTCGATCTACGAACTGGTGTCGAGCGCCTATCAGGTGACCCTGGTGGGCGCCTTCGTGCCGCTGGTGATGGGCCTGTACTGGAAGCGCGCGACCACCCAGGGCGCGATCCTGTCGATCGCGGCGGGCATCGTGACCTGGCTGCTGTTCTTCGAAGGCGTGACCACCTGGGGCGAGCATTTCCCGGGCCAGCTGGCGGGCCTGCTGGCAGCGTTCGCGGGGATGTTCATCGGCTCGCTGGCGCCGCAGGTGTTCAAGAATCACGGAGAACTGAAGATCGCGGCGGTCTGA
- a CDS encoding aldehyde dehydrogenase, whose amino-acid sequence MTAINWHERAAALAADGRAFIDGWRVDARSGQRFDSTSPVDGRKLAEVARCDAQDVDLAVAAARRAFEDRRWAGKAPAERKRVLIRFAELMLAHREELALLETLDMGKPIRYSLSVDVQLAQNCIRWYGEATDKIYDQVAPSPEDSLALITREPVGVVAAIIPWNYPMLMAAWKIGPALAAGNSLVLKPSEKAPLSSLRLAELALEAGVPPGVFNVLPGYGDEAGKALALHMDVDCIAFTGSTRVGKQILQMAGQSNLKRAWTELGGKSANIVCADCPDLDAAVASAVGSIYFNQGESCNAPSRLFVEESIREAFLEKALRLVPRHAPGDPLDEQTVMGAIVDQIQMKTVLGYIEDGKAAGARLLAGGGAARQDSGGLYIEPTLFDGVDASMRIAREEIFGPVLSVLSFTDLDEAVRQANSTPYGLAAAVWTRDMSKAIRTARALRAGTVHVNQYDNDDITVPFGGYKQSGNGRDKSLHAFDKYTELKTTWIQV is encoded by the coding sequence ATGACGGCGATTAACTGGCATGAACGCGCTGCGGCGCTGGCGGCGGACGGGCGGGCATTCATCGACGGCTGGCGGGTGGACGCCCGCAGCGGGCAGCGGTTCGACAGCACGTCGCCGGTCGACGGCCGCAAGCTGGCCGAGGTGGCCCGCTGCGATGCGCAGGACGTCGACCTGGCGGTGGCGGCCGCGCGCCGCGCTTTCGAGGACCGGCGCTGGGCCGGCAAGGCGCCGGCCGAGCGCAAGCGGGTGCTGATCCGCTTCGCCGAACTGATGCTGGCCCACCGCGAGGAACTGGCCCTGCTGGAGACCCTGGACATGGGCAAGCCGATCCGCTACAGCCTGAGCGTGGACGTGCAGCTGGCCCAGAACTGCATCCGCTGGTATGGCGAGGCCACCGACAAGATCTACGACCAGGTCGCGCCCAGCCCCGAGGACAGCCTGGCCCTGATCACGCGCGAGCCGGTCGGCGTGGTGGCGGCGATCATCCCCTGGAACTATCCGATGCTGATGGCGGCCTGGAAGATCGGCCCGGCCCTGGCGGCGGGCAACAGCCTGGTGCTCAAGCCCTCCGAGAAGGCCCCGTTGTCCTCCCTGCGGCTGGCCGAGCTGGCGCTCGAGGCCGGCGTGCCGCCGGGCGTGTTCAACGTCCTGCCGGGCTACGGCGACGAAGCCGGCAAGGCCCTGGCCCTGCACATGGACGTGGACTGCATCGCCTTCACCGGCTCCACCCGGGTGGGCAAGCAGATCCTGCAGATGGCCGGGCAGTCCAATCTCAAGCGCGCCTGGACCGAGCTGGGCGGGAAGTCGGCCAACATCGTGTGCGCGGACTGTCCGGACCTCGACGCGGCGGTGGCGAGCGCGGTCGGCTCGATCTATTTCAACCAGGGCGAGAGCTGCAACGCGCCCTCGCGGCTGTTCGTGGAGGAGTCGATCCGCGAGGCTTTCCTGGAGAAGGCGCTGCGCCTGGTCCCGCGCCACGCGCCGGGCGATCCGCTGGACGAGCAGACCGTGATGGGCGCCATCGTCGACCAGATCCAGATGAAGACGGTGCTCGGCTATATCGAGGACGGCAAGGCGGCCGGGGCCAGGCTGCTGGCCGGCGGCGGCGCGGCGCGCCAGGACAGCGGCGGCCTGTACATCGAGCCGACCCTGTTCGACGGGGTGGACGCGAGCATGCGCATCGCGCGCGAGGAGATCTTCGGGCCGGTGCTGTCGGTGCTGTCCTTCACCGACCTGGACGAGGCGGTGCGCCAGGCCAACAGCACGCCCTACGGGCTGGCGGCGGCGGTCTGGACGCGCGACATGAGCAAGGCGATCCGCACCGCCAGGGCGCTGCGGGCGGGAACGGTGCATGTGAACCAGTACGACAACGACGACATCACGGTTCCCTTCGGCGGCTACAAGCAGTCGGGCAACGGCAGGGACAAGTCGCTCCACGCCTTCGACAAGTACACGGAGCTGAAGACGACCTGGATCCAGGTCTAG
- a CDS encoding MFS transporter — protein sequence MNRISTTSTQTVEAGRWAISTVFLLNGMGIGLWAAHVPVVQARMGIDTSTLSMVLLTIAAGALLAMPLMGGLTSRFGTRRTTLVSGFAFALLLGLIMKVGELPLLFATAFLFGVCNGALDVAMNANASEVETARGRPTMSSFHGFFSLGGLIGAALGGLIIGQGLGHGEGAIMMAVATAVVLALAAPRVMAFAPTHGAGSHFSLPRGAAIGLGLLAMLCFAVEGALVDWSGLLMQERTGADPATAALGFSAFSVAMAACRFAGDRLIVRFGALRIMVAGGVAMFAGLATAVLSTHFLLSACGFALIGLGAANVVPLLFGAASRIPGMSAGAGVAAVATLGYGGLLLAPPVLGWIATQSSVMMALGVLSLSGLVIALSARVVKGHA from the coding sequence ATGAACCGGATTTCCACCACCAGCACGCAGACCGTCGAAGCGGGACGCTGGGCCATCTCGACCGTCTTCCTGCTCAACGGCATGGGCATCGGCCTGTGGGCCGCCCACGTCCCGGTGGTGCAGGCGCGCATGGGCATCGACACCTCGACCCTGAGCATGGTGCTGCTGACCATCGCCGCCGGCGCGCTGCTGGCGATGCCGCTGATGGGCGGCCTGACCTCGCGCTTCGGCACGCGCCGCACCACCCTGGTCTCGGGCTTCGCCTTCGCGTTGCTGCTGGGCCTCATCATGAAGGTGGGCGAGCTGCCGCTGCTGTTCGCGACGGCCTTTCTGTTCGGCGTCTGCAACGGCGCGCTGGACGTGGCGATGAACGCCAACGCCAGCGAAGTCGAAACCGCGCGCGGGCGGCCGACCATGTCGTCGTTCCACGGCTTCTTCAGCCTGGGCGGCCTGATCGGCGCGGCGCTGGGCGGCCTCATCATCGGCCAGGGCCTGGGCCACGGCGAGGGCGCGATCATGATGGCGGTGGCCACCGCCGTGGTGCTGGCGCTGGCGGCGCCGCGCGTGATGGCCTTCGCGCCGACCCATGGCGCCGGCAGCCATTTCAGCCTGCCGCGCGGCGCGGCCATCGGCCTGGGCCTGCTGGCCATGCTGTGCTTCGCGGTCGAGGGCGCGCTGGTGGACTGGAGCGGCCTCTTGATGCAGGAGCGCACCGGCGCCGATCCGGCCACGGCGGCGCTCGGGTTCTCGGCCTTCTCGGTGGCGATGGCGGCCTGCCGTTTCGCCGGCGACCGCCTGATCGTACGCTTCGGCGCGCTGCGCATCATGGTGGCGGGCGGGGTGGCGATGTTCGCCGGGCTGGCGACGGCCGTGCTGAGCACCCACTTCCTGCTGTCGGCCTGCGGCTTCGCGCTGATCGGGCTGGGGGCGGCCAACGTGGTGCCGCTGCTGTTCGGCGCGGCCTCGCGTATTCCGGGGATGAGCGCCGGGGCTGGCGTGGCGGCGGTGGCGACCCTGGGCTATGGCGGACTGTTGCTGGCACCGCCGGTGCTGGGGTGGATTGCGACCCAGTCGAGCGTGATGATGGCCTTGGGGGTGTTGTCGCTGTCGGGGTTGGTGATCGCGCTGAGTGCGCGTGTGGTCAAAGGGCACGCCTGA
- a CDS encoding response regulator, which translates to MDKSAAILIVDDYLLIRTHVRQVLAELGYLNVFQADNGKTAQDLMRKQQIDIVVGDWGMPVMSGIDLLKWMRGDHRYAHTPFMMLTAEANPASVRTALQAGVNAYMIKPFTVHSFASKFMNMLGITLDAPPSPFSRPPRPAPAPAAAPAPVSAAPAPAPAPALPPSNVIGLDQPIVERVKKCTVLIVDDIPTNIEVLAGVLKDDYAIKVAISGKKALEIAEAFHLDLILLDIMMPVMDGYEVCRQLKANPKTAHIPIIFLSARDGTEDVVAGLRLGAVDYVSKPADPTILKARLSAHLMLATAMQDLKRQNELLIENARLREDVERMTRHDLKSPIAVALHGSQALLNGSLSEAQEEQARMIEEAACNALEMINRTLDIYRMEQGNYQPVLQMFDLGALLSKVSKQVQLSCAGKDVVIRYEAPQDVMCLGEPLLCYSLFNNVFKNAVEASPEGGAVRVYIAPGYGNLHVMIDNPGEVPAGMRERFFDKYATADKVGGTGLGTYSIKLMAEVQGGSVSMDTGAGMTRLTVTLPCP; encoded by the coding sequence ATGGACAAGTCCGCCGCCATCCTCATCGTCGACGATTACCTCCTGATCCGCACCCACGTGCGCCAGGTGCTGGCCGAACTCGGCTACCTGAACGTGTTCCAGGCCGATAACGGCAAGACCGCCCAGGACCTGATGCGCAAGCAGCAGATCGACATCGTCGTGGGCGACTGGGGCATGCCGGTGATGAGCGGCATCGACCTGCTCAAGTGGATGCGGGGCGACCACCGCTACGCGCACACGCCCTTCATGATGCTGACCGCCGAAGCCAATCCCGCTTCGGTGCGCACGGCGCTGCAGGCGGGCGTGAACGCCTACATGATCAAGCCTTTCACGGTGCACAGCTTCGCCAGCAAGTTCATGAACATGCTCGGGATCACCCTGGATGCGCCGCCTTCGCCCTTCTCGCGTCCGCCCCGTCCGGCGCCCGCGCCGGCTGCGGCGCCGGCTCCGGTGAGCGCCGCGCCGGCCCCCGCCCCTGCTCCGGCCTTGCCGCCCTCGAACGTGATCGGCCTGGACCAGCCCATCGTCGAACGGGTCAAGAAATGCACGGTGCTGATCGTGGACGACATCCCGACCAACATCGAGGTGCTGGCCGGGGTGCTGAAGGACGACTATGCGATCAAGGTCGCGATCAGCGGCAAGAAGGCGCTGGAGATCGCCGAGGCTTTCCACCTCGACCTGATCCTGCTCGACATCATGATGCCGGTGATGGACGGCTACGAAGTCTGCCGCCAGCTCAAGGCCAATCCGAAGACGGCCCACATCCCGATCATCTTCCTGTCGGCGCGCGACGGCACCGAGGACGTGGTGGCCGGCCTGCGACTGGGCGCGGTGGACTACGTGTCCAAGCCGGCCGATCCGACCATCCTCAAGGCGCGCCTGTCGGCCCACCTGATGCTGGCGACCGCGATGCAGGACCTCAAGCGCCAGAACGAGCTGCTGATCGAGAACGCGCGCCTGCGCGAGGACGTCGAACGCATGACCCGCCACGACCTCAAGAGCCCGATCGCCGTGGCCCTGCACGGCAGCCAGGCGCTCCTGAACGGCAGCCTGAGCGAGGCGCAGGAAGAACAGGCGCGCATGATCGAAGAAGCGGCCTGCAACGCGCTCGAGATGATCAACCGCACCCTCGACATCTACCGGATGGAACAGGGGAATTACCAGCCCGTGCTGCAGATGTTCGACCTGGGGGCCTTGCTGTCCAAGGTGAGCAAGCAGGTGCAGTTGTCCTGCGCCGGCAAGGACGTGGTGATCCGCTACGAGGCCCCGCAGGACGTGATGTGCCTGGGCGAGCCGCTGCTGTGCTATTCGCTGTTCAACAACGTCTTCAAGAATGCGGTGGAAGCCTCGCCCGAAGGGGGCGCGGTGCGGGTCTACATTGCGCCGGGCTACGGCAACCTGCACGTCATGATCGACAATCCGGGCGAGGTGCCGGCCGGGATGCGCGAGCGCTTCTTCGACAAGTATGCGACGGCGGACAAGGTCGGCGGGACAGGGCTGGGGACGTATTCGATCAAGCTGATGGCCGAGGTGCAGGGCGGAAGCGTGAGCATGGATACGGGCGCGGGGATGACCCGCTTGACGGTCACCTTGCCCTGCCCCTAG
- the panB gene encoding 3-methyl-2-oxobutanoate hydroxymethyltransferase produces the protein MSAYLGSKDTTGNEAPKPAPKAVTVPALLAMRAAGDKIAMLTAYDASFAALMDRCGVEVLLIGDSLGMVCAGHDSTLPVTVADMVYHTASVARGAQRALVLADMPFGSYGTPQQAYDSAVQLMRAGAQMVKIEGGAWVADTIRFLVERGIPVCAHIGLTPQFVHAFGGFKVQGKTDAAAEQLKLDAKAVQAAGATLVVLEAIPAALGKEVTELLAIPTIGIGAGPDCSGQVLVMHDLLGVFPGRKARFVKNFMEGQTSIEAAVTAYVAAVKDGSFPGPEHCF, from the coding sequence ATGAGCGCTTATCTTGGGAGCAAGGACACGACCGGCAACGAGGCGCCGAAGCCGGCGCCGAAGGCCGTGACCGTTCCCGCGCTGCTGGCCATGCGCGCCGCCGGCGACAAGATCGCCATGCTGACCGCCTACGACGCCAGCTTCGCGGCCCTGATGGACCGCTGCGGCGTCGAAGTGCTGCTGATCGGCGATTCGCTCGGCATGGTCTGCGCCGGCCACGATTCGACCCTGCCGGTGACGGTGGCCGACATGGTGTATCACACCGCTTCGGTGGCGCGCGGCGCCCAGCGCGCCCTGGTGCTGGCCGACATGCCCTTCGGCAGCTACGGCACGCCCCAGCAGGCCTATGACAGCGCGGTGCAGCTGATGCGCGCCGGCGCCCAGATGGTCAAGATCGAAGGCGGCGCCTGGGTCGCCGACACCATCCGCTTCCTGGTCGAGCGCGGCATTCCGGTGTGCGCCCACATCGGCCTGACCCCGCAGTTCGTGCACGCCTTCGGCGGCTTCAAGGTGCAGGGCAAGACCGACGCCGCGGCCGAGCAGCTGAAGCTGGACGCGAAGGCGGTGCAGGCGGCGGGCGCCACCCTGGTGGTGCTGGAGGCGATTCCGGCCGCGCTGGGCAAGGAAGTCACCGAGCTGCTGGCCATTCCCACCATCGGCATCGGCGCCGGCCCGGACTGCTCGGGCCAGGTGCTGGTCATGCACGACCTGCTGGGCGTCTTCCCGGGCCGCAAGGCGCGCTTCGTGAAGAACTTCATGGAAGGCCAGACCAGCATCGAGGCCGCCGTCACCGCCTATGTGGCGGCGGTGAAGGACGGCAGCTTCCCCGGCCCCGAACACTGCTTCTGA
- the thpR gene encoding RNA 2',3'-cyclic phosphodiesterase, translating into MSADKTTRLFLALWPDPFIREQLREWRDAWGWPQDAAPVADDKLHLTLHFLGNLPDERLPELLDGLALPFDPFAVEIGRAVLWPRGLAVLEPHGEPPELLALHARLGEALVSLGLQPEQRAYRPHVTMARRAVGCKLPASGPSVLWQARSYALVESRGGYQVLREYPTR; encoded by the coding sequence ATGAGCGCCGACAAGACCACCCGTCTGTTCCTGGCGCTCTGGCCCGATCCCTTCATCCGCGAACAGCTGCGCGAGTGGCGCGACGCCTGGGGCTGGCCCCAGGACGCCGCGCCGGTCGCGGACGACAAGCTGCACCTTACCCTGCACTTCCTCGGCAACCTGCCGGACGAGCGCCTGCCCGAACTGCTGGACGGGCTGGCGCTGCCTTTCGACCCTTTCGCGGTCGAGATCGGGCGCGCGGTGCTGTGGCCGCGCGGGCTGGCGGTGCTGGAGCCGCATGGGGAACCGCCGGAACTGCTGGCGCTGCACGCGCGGTTGGGCGAGGCGCTGGTCTCGCTCGGCTTGCAGCCGGAGCAGCGGGCCTATCGGCCGCACGTGACCATGGCGCGGCGCGCTGTGGGCTGCAAGCTACCAGCGTCAGGACCAAGCGTATTGTGGCAAGCGCGAAGCTATGCCCTGGTCGAGTCGCGCGGCGGCTACCAGGTTTTGCGCGAGTATCCGACACGCTAG